One genomic window of Caballeronia sp. SBC1 includes the following:
- a CDS encoding aldehyde dehydrogenase translates to MDSFDPAAVTVRSGHFIGGEYVDEGARRIEVARPSDGVVYASVPIADADMIDRAVENAWQAFRTSGWRTMPPRDRARILRRFADLIAADVDTLGPLEALGSTRPIRDATAWDVPFTAEGIRFYAEFADKIGGDVAATDHDHLGMTIAEPYGVIGAIAPWNFPLVMASWKIAPALAAGNAVVLKPSEMTPFSVLRLAELAIRAGIPAGIFNVVQGDGRTTGDALVRHPKISKVTFTGSTRTGAAIMAACAETGTKPVTLELGGKSPQIVFADAPRLDAVARRIAGAISGNAGQVCIAGSRLLVERSLAEQLAERIQAVFSELKAGATWTPGTTLSPIISEPQAARIEAIVGRTLAGGATLRCGGLRADGGGPGSFYAPTLLSGVTQQSEAVREEVFGPVLTMQTFDTEEEALALAQHPDYGLAAGVHTADLGRALRLVRGLEAGTVWVNRYGRTSDFMIPTGGYKRSGIGKDLGRQAYEANLRFKSVLIDLRE, encoded by the coding sequence ATGGATAGCTTCGATCCCGCCGCCGTCACCGTGCGCAGCGGCCATTTCATTGGCGGCGAATATGTTGATGAAGGCGCGCGCCGCATCGAGGTCGCGCGCCCGTCGGACGGCGTGGTATATGCATCGGTGCCGATCGCGGACGCAGACATGATCGACCGCGCGGTCGAGAACGCATGGCAGGCATTCCGCACCAGCGGCTGGCGAACCATGCCGCCGCGCGACCGCGCCCGGATCCTGCGCCGTTTTGCCGATCTCATCGCCGCCGATGTCGACACGCTTGGGCCCCTGGAAGCGCTCGGTTCGACCCGACCGATCCGCGATGCAACCGCGTGGGATGTCCCTTTCACCGCTGAAGGCATCCGCTTCTACGCGGAGTTCGCGGACAAGATTGGCGGCGACGTAGCTGCCACGGATCACGATCACCTGGGCATGACGATCGCCGAACCGTACGGCGTGATCGGCGCTATCGCTCCGTGGAATTTCCCGCTGGTGATGGCGTCATGGAAGATCGCGCCGGCGCTCGCGGCAGGCAATGCCGTGGTGCTGAAACCCTCCGAAATGACGCCGTTCTCGGTGTTGCGGCTCGCCGAACTCGCTATCCGCGCGGGCATCCCCGCGGGTATTTTCAACGTCGTGCAAGGAGACGGCCGCACGACCGGCGACGCGCTGGTGCGGCATCCGAAAATCTCCAAGGTCACGTTCACCGGGTCCACGCGCACCGGCGCCGCCATCATGGCCGCATGCGCCGAAACGGGGACCAAGCCGGTCACGCTGGAACTGGGCGGCAAAAGCCCGCAAATCGTTTTCGCCGATGCACCGCGCCTGGACGCTGTGGCGCGCCGTATTGCCGGGGCGATTTCGGGTAACGCGGGCCAGGTGTGCATCGCGGGTTCGCGGCTGCTGGTCGAGCGTTCGCTCGCGGAGCAGCTGGCTGAACGCATTCAGGCTGTTTTCAGCGAACTGAAAGCTGGCGCGACCTGGACGCCCGGCACAACGCTGTCGCCAATCATCTCCGAACCGCAGGCGGCGCGCATCGAAGCCATCGTCGGGCGCACGCTTGCCGGTGGCGCCACCCTGCGCTGTGGCGGTTTGCGGGCCGACGGCGGTGGTCCGGGTTCGTTCTATGCGCCAACGCTACTGAGCGGCGTGACCCAGCAATCGGAAGCGGTTCGGGAAGAAGTATTCGGGCCGGTGCTGACCATGCAGACCTTCGATACCGAAGAAGAAGCGCTCGCGCTCGCGCAGCACCCCGACTATGGCCTTGCTGCCGGCGTGCACACGGCGGACCTGGGCCGTGCGCTGCGGCTCGTCCGCGGTCTGGAAGCAGGCACCGTGTGGGTCAACCGCTACGGCAGGACGTCCGACTTCATGATCCCGACGGGCGGCTACAAACGCTCGGGCATCGGCAAGGACCTGGGCCGGCAGGCGTACGAAGCGAACCTTCGCTTCAAGAGCGTGCTGATCGATTTGCGCGAGTAA
- a CDS encoding (2Fe-2S)-binding protein produces MSGRFVRLAETERKTFAITVDGVTRQAAVGDTLMVALLTGMRTLRDSEFGDGRRAGFCLMGACQDCWVWTADGERLRACTTPAVAGMSIVTQLATAGEGVWPRG; encoded by the coding sequence ATGAGCGGACGGTTCGTGCGGCTGGCGGAAACGGAGCGCAAGACGTTTGCAATAACCGTCGATGGCGTGACGCGGCAGGCAGCCGTTGGCGACACGCTGATGGTCGCGTTGCTGACTGGCATGAGGACCTTGCGGGACTCCGAATTCGGCGATGGCAGGCGCGCGGGTTTCTGCCTGATGGGCGCATGCCAGGATTGCTGGGTCTGGACCGCTGATGGCGAGCGGCTGCGTGCGTGTACGACGCCAGCGGTAGCGGGCATGTCGATTGTCACGCAACTGGCTACAGCCGGGGAGGGCGTATGGCCGCGCGGGTAA
- a CDS encoding haloacid dehalogenase type II, with protein MIEFEPKYITFDCYGTLTKFRLADMTREMYGDVLSGPDMDKLIAFFSGYRRDEVLGAWKPYRDVIVNAFKRACKRMNVEFDEAKAERFYTAVPTWGPHPDVPEGLSRLAKKYKLVILSNASNNQIQSNVDKLGAPFHAVFTAEQAQSYKPRMQGFEYMFDQLNCNPEDVLHVSSSLRYDLMTAHDMGVKHKAFVKRGHEPSTPYYEYTEVDDIPHLATLLGL; from the coding sequence ATGATCGAATTCGAACCGAAGTACATCACCTTCGATTGCTACGGCACCCTGACCAAATTCCGCCTCGCCGACATGACGCGCGAAATGTACGGCGACGTGCTGAGCGGCCCGGACATGGACAAGCTGATTGCCTTCTTCTCGGGTTATCGGCGCGATGAAGTGCTCGGCGCATGGAAGCCGTATCGCGACGTGATCGTGAATGCGTTCAAACGGGCGTGCAAACGCATGAACGTTGAGTTCGATGAAGCCAAGGCAGAAAGGTTCTATACCGCCGTGCCGACCTGGGGTCCGCATCCGGACGTGCCGGAAGGCCTCTCGCGCCTGGCGAAGAAGTACAAGCTGGTGATCTTGTCGAACGCATCGAACAACCAGATCCAGAGCAATGTGGACAAGCTCGGCGCGCCGTTTCATGCCGTCTTCACGGCCGAGCAGGCGCAGTCGTACAAGCCGCGCATGCAAGGCTTCGAGTACATGTTCGACCAGCTGAACTGCAACCCGGAAGACGTGCTGCACGTGTCGTCGAGCCTGCGCTACGACCTGATGACCGCACACGACATGGGCGTGAAGCACAAGGCGTTCGTCAAGCGTGGCCACGAACCGTCCACGCCGTACTACGAGTACACCGAAGTCGACGACATCCCGCATCTCGCCACGCTGCTCGGGTTGTAA
- a CDS encoding FAD-binding oxidoreductase produces the protein MKLDSYWLDTAPPLLSTSDGPVDGRVDVAVVGAGFTGLSAALALGKRGASVAVLDAGRIGGGASGRNGGQVNTGVAQDFTALVQQLGAEKARACYRAYSAAVDTVERLIREEQIDCDYLATGKLKLASKPHHFAHLEKTAEVIRREVDADIEIIGRDRISTEIQSDSFFGGLLQRHGGQMHMGKFTVGLADAAARHGAKLYENAPVTSIEKVADRGYRIVSARGEVRAKQVLIATGPSRQGPFGWYRRRLAPVGSFIVVTEPLPPELVHQVFPNLRAYTTSRLMHNYFRITPDSRLLYGGRARFTASELPSDAKSGRILQDGLAKMFPALAQARIDYCWGGLVDITADRLPRAGQHEGIYFSMGYSGHGTQMSTHMGQVMADVMDGRENANPWREFEWPAIPGHTGKPWFLPLVGTYYRIKDVFY, from the coding sequence ATGAAGCTCGACTCCTACTGGCTCGACACCGCGCCGCCGCTGCTTTCAACGAGCGATGGCCCGGTCGACGGTCGTGTCGATGTGGCTGTGGTCGGAGCGGGCTTCACGGGCTTGTCGGCAGCGTTGGCGTTGGGCAAACGCGGCGCGTCGGTGGCGGTGCTGGACGCGGGGCGAATCGGCGGCGGTGCGTCGGGGCGCAACGGCGGACAGGTCAATACCGGCGTCGCGCAGGATTTCACTGCTCTGGTCCAGCAGCTTGGGGCGGAGAAGGCGCGCGCTTGTTATCGCGCGTATTCGGCTGCGGTCGATACCGTCGAACGCCTGATCCGCGAAGAGCAGATCGACTGCGATTACCTTGCAACGGGCAAGCTTAAGCTCGCGTCCAAGCCACATCATTTTGCGCATCTGGAGAAGACGGCGGAGGTGATCCGGCGTGAAGTCGATGCCGATATCGAGATCATCGGCCGCGACCGGATCTCGACCGAGATTCAGTCGGACAGCTTTTTCGGCGGTCTGCTGCAGCGGCATGGCGGCCAGATGCACATGGGCAAATTCACCGTCGGTCTCGCGGACGCCGCCGCGCGCCACGGTGCGAAGCTCTACGAGAACGCGCCCGTGACGTCGATAGAAAAAGTCGCTGATCGAGGTTATCGGATCGTGTCGGCGCGTGGTGAAGTCCGCGCGAAGCAGGTGTTGATCGCGACCGGACCGTCGCGGCAAGGGCCGTTCGGCTGGTACCGGCGACGCCTTGCACCGGTGGGATCTTTCATCGTGGTGACGGAGCCTTTACCTCCGGAACTGGTGCACCAAGTCTTTCCGAATCTCCGCGCGTACACGACGTCGCGCCTGATGCACAACTATTTCCGTATCACGCCCGATTCGCGTTTGCTGTACGGCGGCCGGGCACGCTTCACGGCGTCCGAGCTGCCTTCGGACGCGAAGAGCGGACGCATCCTGCAGGACGGCCTGGCGAAGATGTTCCCGGCGCTGGCGCAAGCACGTATCGACTATTGCTGGGGTGGTCTTGTCGATATCACCGCGGACCGGCTGCCGCGTGCGGGCCAGCATGAAGGCATCTATTTTTCGATGGGTTACAGCGGCCACGGTACGCAGATGTCGACGCACATGGGGCAGGTCATGGCCGATGTCATGGATGGCCGCGAGAACGCGAACCCGTGGCGTGAATTCGAGTGGCCCGCGATTCCCGGCCACACGGGCAAGCCCTGGTTCCTGCCGCTAGTCGGCACGTACTACCGCATCAAGGACGTGTTTTATTGA
- a CDS encoding ABC transporter ATP-binding protein produces MTAHTIDMIQVKGLRVVAGAAPDPVTEIVKGVDFSVKKGEVLALIGESGSGKTTIALALLGYARQGCSISGGSVRIGETEVLELTQQGRRALRARTVAYVAQSASSGFNPARTIIDQVTEPALLHHLMTKDAARRKAIELFRALALPEPETIGERYPHQVSGGQLQRLMAAMALITDPAVVVFDEPTTALDVTTQIEVLAAFKKVIRELGTTAIYVSHDLAVVAQMADRIVVLNGGLVKEDGLVAQVLDAPVDAYTQQLLAATRRPEPVLSVQTAAQKLAPPLLEIRGLAAGYGRIDRYGAPAVRVLDDISLLIPRGSTLGVIGESGSGKTTLARVVAGLVDRARGEVFFDGKPLPAQLSKRTPEQYRQIQIVFQNADTALNPSHTIADILSRPLAFYHHLRGAAARKRTLELLDLVKLPASIAERAPGGLSGGQKQRVNLARALAADPALILCDEVTSALDTVVGAAILDLLAELRRELGVSYMFISHDISTVRSICDEVIVLYAGHRVEAGEREVLAAPPYHPYTGLLVDSVPALKPGWLDARRLIGSAALPQMGESADIAELCSFRARCPVRIDGKCNATPPAVKKLPSGAEILCHHSTAELSRLQTIEAVEA; encoded by the coding sequence ATGACTGCCCACACAATCGACATGATTCAAGTGAAGGGCCTGCGAGTGGTGGCAGGCGCCGCCCCCGATCCGGTGACCGAGATCGTCAAGGGCGTCGACTTTTCGGTGAAGAAAGGCGAAGTGCTGGCGTTGATCGGCGAGTCGGGTTCGGGCAAGACGACCATCGCGCTGGCGCTGCTGGGATATGCGCGGCAAGGGTGTTCCATCAGCGGCGGGTCGGTGCGGATCGGCGAGACGGAAGTGCTTGAACTCACTCAGCAGGGCCGGCGGGCGCTGCGTGCCCGGACCGTGGCTTATGTAGCGCAGAGTGCATCTTCCGGGTTCAATCCGGCGCGCACGATCATTGATCAGGTGACGGAACCTGCGCTGCTGCATCACCTGATGACGAAAGATGCGGCACGTCGCAAAGCGATCGAGTTGTTTCGTGCGCTTGCGTTGCCGGAGCCGGAAACGATCGGCGAGCGTTACCCGCACCAGGTCTCGGGTGGACAGTTGCAGCGTCTGATGGCGGCCATGGCGCTGATCACCGATCCGGCGGTGGTGGTGTTCGACGAGCCGACAACGGCGCTCGATGTGACCACGCAAATTGAAGTGCTTGCGGCGTTCAAGAAGGTGATTCGTGAGTTGGGTACCACGGCGATTTACGTGTCGCATGATCTCGCGGTGGTGGCGCAAATGGCGGACCGGATCGTCGTGCTGAACGGCGGCTTGGTGAAAGAGGACGGTCTGGTCGCGCAAGTGCTCGATGCGCCCGTCGACGCGTACACGCAGCAGTTGCTGGCTGCCACGCGACGGCCGGAACCAGTGTTGTCCGTGCAGACGGCGGCGCAGAAACTCGCGCCGCCCTTGCTCGAAATCCGCGGGCTGGCGGCGGGGTATGGCCGCATCGATCGTTACGGTGCGCCGGCCGTGCGGGTGCTCGACGACATCAGTCTCTTGATTCCACGCGGCAGCACGCTGGGGGTGATCGGCGAATCAGGCTCGGGCAAGACGACGCTGGCGCGTGTGGTGGCGGGTCTGGTCGACCGGGCGCGCGGTGAGGTTTTCTTCGATGGCAAGCCGCTGCCGGCTCAACTATCGAAACGTACTCCTGAGCAATACCGGCAGATCCAGATTGTGTTCCAGAACGCCGATACGGCGTTGAACCCGAGCCATACCATTGCCGATATCCTCAGCAGGCCGCTCGCTTTTTATCATCATCTGCGTGGGGCGGCGGCGCGCAAGCGGACGCTGGAATTACTCGATCTCGTCAAACTGCCGGCATCGATTGCAGAGCGCGCGCCGGGCGGTTTGTCGGGCGGCCAGAAGCAGCGTGTCAACCTGGCGCGTGCGCTCGCGGCCGATCCCGCGCTGATCCTCTGCGACGAAGTGACGTCCGCGCTGGACACCGTGGTCGGTGCGGCGATTCTTGACCTGCTTGCAGAATTGCGGCGTGAGCTGGGTGTGTCGTACATGTTCATCAGCCACGACATTTCAACGGTGCGTTCGATCTGCGACGAAGTGATCGTGCTGTACGCGGGACATCGCGTGGAGGCGGGTGAGCGCGAAGTGCTCGCGGCGCCGCCGTATCACCCGTACACGGGTTTGCTGGTCGACTCCGTGCCCGCGCTGAAACCCGGCTGGCTCGACGCACGCCGCCTGATTGGCAGCGCCGCGTTGCCGCAGATGGGCGAGAGCGCTGACATAGCCGAGCTGTGCAGCTTCAGGGCGCGTTGTCCGGTTCGTATAGACGGTAAATGCAACGCCACGCCGCCGGCTGTGAAGAAACTGCCTTCGGGCGCGGAAATTCTTTGCCACCATTCAACGGCCGAACTCAGCCGGCTGCAGACCATAGAGGCGGTTGAAGCATGA
- a CDS encoding ABC transporter substrate-binding protein — protein sequence MKQENLQHADAPAGTEVTELERLTRRGASRREVLRALAAAGMASLTGAGLLTASGAAFAQEKPKQGGKIRVATQSASAADTLDPAKGALGTDYVRANMFYNGLTEFDSHLGAKMALAESLESKDATVWIVKLRSGVQFHDGKSLAPADVVYSLMRHKDPATASKAKTIADQFKEVKATGPNEITITLEGANADLPVILADSHFLIIKDGTTDFKTAIGTGPFKVKDFSPGVRTVGVKNEKYWKPGMPHLDEIELIGIGDESARVNALLSGDVQLINAISPRSTGRIKGTPGFTVLETKTGQYTDLIVRDEGGITGNDDFRRGMFYLMDREQIRRAVFQGFGTIANDQPIDPTNKYYMPGIPQRPFDPEKAKFHFQKAKVGNTPVQIFASPAADGSVEMAVLLQQAAPAAGLNLQVTRVPADGYWSNHWMKHPLGFGNVNARPSADVLFTQFFKSDAPWNEANWKSPKFDQMLLAARGEPDDAKRKQIYGDMQVLVHDTGGIGIPMFQSSIDGHTTKLKGLGSIPLAGLMGFMFAEHVWLES from the coding sequence ATGAAACAAGAAAATCTGCAACACGCCGATGCCCCAGCCGGGACTGAAGTGACCGAACTCGAGCGCCTGACGCGCCGGGGCGCGTCACGGCGCGAGGTGTTGCGTGCGCTGGCCGCAGCCGGCATGGCCTCCCTCACCGGGGCAGGGTTGCTCACCGCGAGCGGCGCTGCGTTCGCGCAGGAGAAGCCGAAGCAGGGCGGCAAGATCCGCGTGGCAACCCAGTCCGCATCCGCCGCGGATACGCTCGACCCGGCAAAGGGCGCGCTCGGCACGGACTATGTGCGCGCAAACATGTTCTACAACGGCCTGACCGAATTCGATTCACACCTGGGCGCAAAGATGGCGCTGGCGGAATCGCTGGAATCCAAAGATGCAACCGTGTGGATCGTGAAGCTGCGCAGCGGCGTGCAATTCCACGACGGCAAATCGCTCGCGCCCGCCGACGTGGTCTATTCGCTGATGCGTCACAAGGATCCGGCGACGGCATCGAAGGCCAAGACGATTGCCGATCAGTTCAAGGAAGTGAAAGCCACGGGCCCGAACGAGATCACGATCACGCTGGAAGGCGCGAATGCCGACTTGCCGGTGATCCTGGCGGACTCGCACTTCCTGATCATCAAGGACGGCACGACCGACTTCAAGACGGCTATTGGCACTGGTCCGTTCAAGGTCAAGGATTTCTCGCCGGGCGTGCGCACCGTCGGCGTAAAGAACGAAAAGTACTGGAAGCCGGGCATGCCGCACCTGGACGAGATCGAGCTGATTGGCATTGGCGACGAATCCGCCCGCGTGAATGCGCTGCTCTCCGGCGACGTGCAACTGATCAACGCGATCAGCCCGCGCTCGACCGGCCGCATCAAGGGCACGCCGGGTTTCACGGTGCTGGAGACGAAGACGGGCCAGTACACCGACCTGATTGTTCGCGACGAAGGCGGGATTACTGGCAACGATGATTTTCGTCGGGGTATGTTCTATCTCATGGACCGCGAGCAGATTCGCCGCGCCGTGTTCCAGGGTTTCGGCACGATCGCCAACGACCAGCCGATCGATCCGACCAACAAGTACTACATGCCCGGTATTCCCCAACGTCCCTTCGATCCGGAGAAGGCCAAGTTCCACTTCCAGAAGGCGAAAGTGGGCAACACGCCCGTGCAGATTTTTGCATCGCCCGCGGCTGACGGCTCGGTTGAAATGGCGGTGTTGCTGCAGCAGGCCGCGCCCGCTGCGGGCCTGAACCTGCAGGTCACGCGTGTGCCGGCCGACGGCTACTGGTCGAACCACTGGATGAAACATCCGCTGGGCTTCGGCAATGTAAATGCCCGCCCAAGCGCCGACGTGCTGTTCACGCAGTTCTTCAAGTCGGACGCGCCGTGGAACGAAGCGAACTGGAAGAGCCCGAAGTTCGACCAGATGCTGTTAGCGGCGCGCGGCGAACCGGACGACGCCAAGCGCAAGCAGATCTACGGCGACATGCAGGTGCTGGTGCATGACACCGGTGGTATTGGCATTCCGATGTTCCAGAGCTCGATTGACGGTCACACGACCAAGCTCAAGGGCCTGGGTTCGATCCCGCTGGCCGGCCTGATGGGCTTCATGTTCGCAGAGCACGTCTGGCTGGAAAGCTGA
- a CDS encoding ABC transporter permease encodes MNRPANSSIHHPGTELYDMGLDEIVNDLAVPEPELAGPKPGVLKRLHRRFSVLGLIGLVLVVFWLTIAVIGPWIAPYKSGALSSVDVFAGSSHAFLLGTDYLGRDMLSRILYGTRYTVGLALAAALMASLIGTFFGLVAAVSGRWVDEILSRLFDALISIPSKVLALVVIAAFGSSIPMLMGVAALAYIPGAFRISRSLAVNLMTLEYVQVARARGERLFYIARVEVLPNMIHPMLADFGLRFVFIVLLLSGLSFLGLGVQPPNADWGSLVRENIGGLSEGAPAVMMPAIAIATLTIGVNLLIDNLRRRGGRGQGAAQ; translated from the coding sequence ATGAACCGACCCGCCAACTCCTCCATTCACCATCCCGGTACTGAGCTCTACGACATGGGCCTCGATGAAATCGTCAATGACCTCGCCGTCCCGGAGCCTGAGCTCGCAGGGCCAAAACCGGGCGTGCTGAAGCGGCTGCACCGGCGCTTCTCCGTGCTTGGCCTGATCGGCCTCGTGCTGGTCGTATTCTGGCTGACAATCGCGGTCATCGGCCCGTGGATTGCGCCGTATAAAAGCGGTGCGCTTTCGTCCGTGGATGTATTCGCCGGGTCGAGCCATGCGTTCCTGCTGGGCACGGACTATCTCGGCCGCGACATGCTCAGCCGGATTCTCTACGGCACCCGCTATACGGTCGGGCTGGCATTGGCCGCGGCGTTGATGGCGAGCCTGATCGGCACGTTCTTCGGCCTGGTCGCCGCTGTGTCCGGCCGCTGGGTCGATGAAATCCTGAGCCGCCTGTTCGACGCGTTGATCTCCATTCCAAGCAAGGTGCTTGCGCTGGTCGTGATCGCTGCGTTTGGCTCGTCCATCCCCATGCTGATGGGTGTCGCCGCGCTCGCCTACATTCCCGGTGCGTTCCGCATCTCGCGCTCGCTCGCGGTCAACCTGATGACGCTCGAATACGTGCAGGTCGCGCGGGCTCGCGGCGAACGGCTGTTCTACATCGCGCGCGTGGAAGTGCTGCCCAACATGATCCATCCGATGCTCGCTGACTTCGGCCTGCGCTTCGTGTTCATCGTGTTGCTGCTTAGCGGCCTGAGCTTTCTGGGCCTCGGTGTGCAGCCGCCCAATGCCGACTGGGGCTCGCTCGTGCGCGAGAACATCGGCGGACTGTCTGAAGGGGCGCCCGCCGTCATGATGCCGGCTATCGCGATCGCGACGCTGACTATCGGCGTGAATCTGCTGATCGATAACTTGCGCCGCCGTGGCGGCCGCGGGCAAGGAGCTGCGCAATGA
- a CDS encoding ABC transporter permease, with amino-acid sequence MKAHASRLIAARLGLALLTLLIVSAVVFGITGLLPGDAAQQALGQAATPEAVTALRHQFGLDQPALQRYLEWLYLVVTGNFGTSLSNSLPVSQLIATRLPNSLVLAGLTALVSVPVALFIGISSAMFRGSLLDRVLNVLTLSTVAVPEFLIATIAVLVFAVKLRWLPALSYLSEVSSFGGLLRIYAMPVMTLCCVLVAQMARMTRAAVLDQLNASYVEMAILKGASPMRVVLRHVLPNTIGPIANAVALSLSYLFGGVVIVESIFNYPGLASLMVDAVTNRDMPLVQGCVMVFCAAYLLLVLIADLAQILSNPRLRQR; translated from the coding sequence ATGAAAGCACACGCGTCACGACTTATCGCTGCTCGCCTGGGCCTCGCACTGCTCACGCTGCTGATTGTGTCGGCAGTGGTGTTTGGCATCACGGGGCTGCTCCCCGGCGACGCCGCGCAGCAGGCGCTCGGGCAGGCAGCCACACCCGAAGCGGTGACAGCGTTACGGCACCAGTTCGGGCTCGACCAGCCGGCCTTGCAGCGCTACTTGGAGTGGCTCTACCTGGTCGTCACCGGTAACTTCGGCACATCGCTGTCTAATAGCTTGCCGGTCAGTCAGTTGATTGCCACGCGCTTGCCGAACTCCCTCGTGCTGGCCGGATTGACGGCGCTGGTGTCCGTTCCGGTCGCGCTTTTCATCGGTATCTCGTCGGCCATGTTTCGCGGCTCGCTGCTCGACCGCGTGCTCAACGTGCTGACGTTATCTACCGTCGCCGTGCCGGAGTTCCTGATTGCGACCATCGCCGTGCTGGTGTTCGCCGTCAAGCTGCGTTGGCTGCCCGCGTTGTCGTACTTGTCCGAGGTGTCGTCGTTCGGCGGATTGTTGCGGATCTACGCCATGCCCGTCATGACGCTGTGCTGCGTCCTCGTTGCCCAGATGGCGCGCATGACCCGCGCCGCCGTGCTCGATCAGCTCAATGCATCGTATGTAGAGATGGCGATCCTGAAAGGCGCTTCACCCATGCGCGTGGTCTTGCGCCACGTGCTGCCGAACACCATTGGCCCGATCGCGAATGCGGTGGCGCTGAGCTTGTCGTATTTGTTCGGCGGCGTGGTGATTGTTGAATCGATCTTCAATTATCCGGGCCTCGCCAGCCTCATGGTCGACGCCGTCACGAACCGCGACATGCCGCTCGTGCAGGGCTGCGTCATGGTGTTCTGCGCGGCTTACCTGCTGCTTGTGCTGATTGCCGATCTGGCTCAAATCCTATCCAACCCGAGGCTGCGTCAACGATGA
- a CDS encoding GNAT family N-acetyltransferase: protein MSEQVNERITEQVTYRAFTGDDIAAAHALTVELKWPHRADDWRFVAQAGAGFVAEATEGVIGTALYWTYGTERASLGMVIVSPAWQGRGIGKRLMELVLEQLSGRVTFLHATAAGQPLYEKLGFRAAGTLDQHQGAAFQPPLVSLPPGERLRPLGANDTPQLIELASRACGLDRGEVLPALLENADGIALDHDGELLGFALFRRFGRGFAIGPVVAPDAPDSSRAKALISHWLALNEGVFVRIDTPGDSGLTQWLDGLGLPRVDTVVKMVLNGPKGPEAPFPPADADIKQFGIINQAMM, encoded by the coding sequence GTGTCCGAGCAAGTCAACGAACGAATTACCGAACAAGTTACCTATAGAGCCTTTACCGGTGACGATATTGCTGCGGCGCATGCGTTGACCGTTGAACTGAAGTGGCCTCATCGGGCGGACGACTGGCGTTTCGTGGCGCAGGCGGGCGCGGGGTTTGTCGCCGAGGCAACGGAGGGGGTGATCGGCACGGCGTTGTACTGGACTTACGGGACTGAGCGCGCGTCGTTGGGCATGGTGATTGTGTCGCCGGCATGGCAGGGCCGGGGGATTGGCAAGCGGCTGATGGAGCTCGTGCTTGAGCAACTGAGCGGGCGCGTTACGTTTTTGCACGCGACGGCTGCTGGACAGCCACTGTATGAGAAGTTGGGTTTCCGGGCTGCTGGCACGCTTGACCAGCATCAGGGAGCGGCGTTCCAGCCGCCTTTGGTGTCGTTGCCGCCAGGTGAGCGGTTACGGCCGCTGGGGGCCAACGATACGCCTCAGTTGATCGAGCTGGCTTCGCGGGCGTGCGGGCTGGATCGGGGTGAGGTATTGCCCGCCTTGCTTGAGAATGCGGATGGCATTGCGCTGGATCATGACGGCGAGTTGCTTGGATTCGCTTTGTTCAGGCGTTTTGGGCGTGGCTTTGCGATTGGGCCGGTGGTCGCGCCGGATGCGCCGGATTCGAGCCGCGCGAAGGCGTTGATCAGTCATTGGCTGGCGTTGAACGAGGGCGTGTTTGTTCGTATCGATACCCCCGGGGATAGCGGGTTGACCCAGTGGTTGGACGGGTTGGGATTGCCGCGGGTGGATACGGTGGTGAAGATGGTACTGAATGGGCCGAAGGGTCCGGAAGCGCCTTTTCCTCCCGCTGATGCGGACATTAAGCAGTTTGGGATTATTAACCAGGCCATGATGTAA